In a genomic window of Oceanispirochaeta sp. M1:
- a CDS encoding pyridoxal phosphate-dependent aminotransferase produces the protein MSVKKSHKLDDVCYDIRGPVLKEAVRLEEEGYKILKLNTGNPAAFGFDAPDEIRHDIILNLLKAQGYSDSKGVFSARKAVMHECQRLGIEGVDTELIYLGNGVSELIAIAMQGLLNNGDEILIPMPDYPLWTASSVLAGGKAVHYRCDEESDWYPDLDDIRSKVSKKTKGIVVINPNNPTGAVYPREILEGIVEIARENKLVIYSDEIYDKILYDDASHIPMATLADDVLMVTFNGLSKSYRAAGFRAGWMILSGDTKGASDYIEGLNILSNMRLCSNVPAQLGIQTALGGYQSINDLVAPGGRLRSQRDVFYEKLISIPGVSCVKPRGALYMFPKVDIKKFNIKDDEKLIYDILTETRTLLVQGTGFNWDRPDHFRMVFLPDLEVLSLVGNRLETFFAGYKQS, from the coding sequence ATGTCTGTAAAAAAATCTCATAAACTGGATGATGTCTGCTACGACATCCGCGGTCCTGTATTGAAAGAAGCCGTACGCCTGGAAGAGGAGGGGTATAAAATCCTGAAACTCAATACAGGTAACCCTGCAGCTTTCGGTTTTGATGCACCCGATGAAATTCGCCATGATATTATTCTGAACCTGCTGAAAGCTCAGGGCTATTCAGACTCCAAGGGGGTTTTCTCTGCCAGGAAGGCGGTTATGCATGAGTGTCAGAGACTGGGGATAGAGGGTGTTGATACAGAACTGATCTATCTTGGAAACGGTGTGAGCGAACTTATTGCCATCGCCATGCAGGGGCTTCTGAATAACGGAGACGAGATTCTGATTCCCATGCCCGATTATCCTCTCTGGACTGCCTCTTCGGTTCTTGCCGGAGGAAAAGCGGTACACTACCGATGTGATGAGGAATCAGACTGGTACCCCGATCTTGATGATATAAGAAGCAAGGTTTCTAAAAAAACCAAGGGTATTGTTGTTATCAATCCTAACAATCCTACGGGAGCCGTCTATCCCAGAGAGATACTTGAAGGCATTGTCGAGATCGCCAGGGAAAATAAACTGGTTATTTACTCAGATGAGATCTATGACAAAATACTTTATGATGATGCCTCTCATATTCCAATGGCCACACTGGCCGATGATGTCCTGATGGTAACCTTTAACGGTTTAAGCAAGTCTTACAGAGCCGCCGGATTCCGTGCGGGCTGGATGATACTCAGTGGAGATACTAAGGGAGCCTCTGATTATATAGAGGGGCTGAATATTCTCTCCAATATGAGACTCTGCAGCAATGTACCGGCCCAGCTGGGAATCCAGACTGCATTGGGTGGATATCAGAGTATCAACGATCTGGTAGCACCGGGTGGAAGACTTCGCTCTCAGCGTGATGTCTTTTATGAAAAGCTGATTTCCATTCCCGGAGTCAGCTGTGTAAAACCCAGGGGTGCTCTTTATATGTTTCCTAAAGTGGATATAAAGAAGTTCAATATCAAAGATGATGAGAAGCTTATCTATGACATTCTGACAGAGACAAGAACTCTTCTTGTACAGGGAACCGGATTCAACTGGGACAGGCCCGACCACTTCAGAATGGTATTCCTTCCTGATCTTGAGGTTCTATCTCTTGTAGGGAATAGGCTTGAAACATTTTTTGCCGGGTACAAACAGTCTTAA
- the gltX gene encoding glutamate--tRNA ligase, producing the protein MSVRVRYAPSPTGLQHIGGVRTALFNYFYAKANGGSFILRIEDTDRERYSDESLQDLYDTLNWLDIPWDEGPGKGDFGPYQQSQRFDLYQEYAQKLIDDGKAYYCFCSTERLDQVREEQKKNKSKSQGYDRHCRDIDPAEALKRKDAGESCVIRLKVPLEGKTTFHDEVMGDISRKNADVSPDPIIVKTDGFPTYHLANVIDDHMMEITHIMRAQEWIPSGPLHVVLYEAFGWTPPKYCHLPLVMGKDGSKLSKRHGSTSLVDFRNSGYLPEAIINYISLLGWSFDDSREFFTREDLEKLFSMEKINKAPAVFDYKKLEWFNGQYIRKRSKESLLELLIPILQKDGVVSDPMTADETAILDGAFPLVQERLKFTTDVSETISFLYKDIESYNSEDALPKKVELSQIPAILDAAAEVLADFSSRTQEENEQAFYDKSQEMGLKMGQVMQPVRVAVTGTKISPPLFESIGLLGVEKAIQRIEALKEQIVKELG; encoded by the coding sequence ATGTCAGTGCGTGTTCGCTATGCACCGTCTCCCACCGGCTTACAGCATATCGGTGGTGTCAGAACGGCCCTATTCAATTACTTTTACGCCAAAGCCAACGGCGGCTCATTTATACTCCGTATTGAAGATACAGACAGGGAGCGTTACAGCGACGAATCTCTTCAGGATCTCTACGATACTTTGAACTGGCTGGATATCCCCTGGGATGAAGGTCCCGGGAAAGGTGATTTCGGTCCCTATCAGCAATCCCAGCGATTTGATCTCTATCAGGAATATGCTCAGAAACTTATTGATGATGGAAAGGCTTATTACTGCTTCTGCAGTACTGAACGTCTTGATCAGGTCAGGGAAGAGCAGAAAAAAAATAAATCCAAAAGTCAGGGTTACGACAGACACTGTCGTGACATTGATCCCGCGGAAGCTCTGAAACGAAAGGACGCAGGTGAATCCTGTGTAATCCGTCTCAAAGTTCCTCTGGAAGGGAAAACTACATTTCATGATGAAGTGATGGGTGATATCTCCAGAAAGAATGCCGATGTCAGTCCAGATCCGATTATTGTAAAAACCGATGGTTTTCCCACATATCATCTGGCTAATGTGATTGACGATCATATGATGGAGATTACCCATATAATGAGAGCCCAGGAGTGGATTCCTTCAGGCCCTCTCCATGTGGTTCTCTATGAGGCCTTTGGATGGACTCCTCCAAAATACTGTCACCTTCCCCTGGTAATGGGTAAGGACGGTTCCAAGCTCTCCAAGAGACACGGTTCCACATCTTTGGTGGACTTCAGGAATTCAGGATATCTCCCCGAAGCTATTATCAATTATATCTCCCTTCTTGGATGGTCTTTTGATGATTCAAGGGAGTTCTTTACCAGGGAAGATCTTGAAAAACTCTTCTCCATGGAAAAGATCAATAAGGCTCCCGCAGTTTTTGATTACAAAAAACTGGAGTGGTTTAACGGTCAGTACATCCGTAAGAGAAGCAAAGAGTCACTGTTGGAACTTCTGATTCCCATTCTGCAGAAAGACGGCGTCGTTTCAGACCCTATGACTGCTGATGAAACCGCAATTCTGGACGGAGCATTTCCTCTGGTTCAGGAGCGTCTGAAGTTTACAACGGATGTCTCAGAAACCATCAGTTTCCTCTATAAGGACATCGAAAGCTATAATAGTGAAGATGCTCTTCCCAAGAAAGTGGAACTGTCACAGATTCCTGCCATACTTGATGCAGCAGCAGAAGTTCTTGCAGATTTCAGCAGCCGTACTCAGGAGGAAAATGAACAGGCCTTCTACGACAAGTCTCAGGAGATGGGACTGAAAATGGGGCAGGTAATGCAGCCTGTCCGTGTAGCCGTTACGGGTACAAAAATATCTCCCCCTTTGTTTGAGTCCATCGGACTTCTAGGTGTGGAGAAAGCAATACAGCGAATAGAGGCTCTTAAAGAGCAGATTGTTAAGGAGTTAGGATAG
- a CDS encoding glycine--tRNA ligase: protein MAKEKKANQISNKFGASMEKIVSLAKRRGFVYPSSEIYGGLSATWDYGPLGVELKKNIQEIWWREMTRLQDNIVGLDAAIMMHPRTWEASGHVENFSDPLVDCKQCKTRFREDKLTPEVIASKKCPECGGELTEPRQFNLMFSTHLGPVADSGSIVYLRPETAQGIFVNFRNVVDTSRVTVPFGIAQVGKAFRNEITTKNFIFRTCEFEQMEMQFFVKPGTDDEWFEYWKEQRMKYYTEQLGVLPENLHFHQHGPDELAHYAKDAYDVEYQYPFGWEEQEGVHNRTDFDLGRHAEFSGKKINYLDPHTNERYVPYVIETSAGLTRSVLVCLMDAYHEQTIGTDKNGNPDVRTVLHLHPNVAPVKAAVLPLVKKDGLADLAKEIQKELSEDFNAFYDQSGAIGRRYRRQDEIGTPFCITVDYDSKENNDVTIRFRDSMEQIRVPREGLAARLKEEIKKYKRV from the coding sequence ATGGCCAAAGAAAAGAAAGCAAATCAGATCAGCAACAAATTCGGTGCGTCCATGGAGAAAATTGTCTCCCTCGCCAAGAGGAGAGGTTTTGTTTATCCCTCCAGTGAAATATATGGTGGACTCTCTGCAACCTGGGATTACGGTCCCCTTGGTGTTGAGCTGAAAAAAAACATACAGGAAATCTGGTGGCGGGAAATGACTCGACTTCAGGATAATATTGTAGGACTGGATGCAGCCATCATGATGCACCCCCGTACCTGGGAAGCCTCAGGTCACGTTGAAAACTTCTCTGATCCTCTTGTTGACTGTAAACAGTGTAAGACAAGGTTCCGGGAAGATAAACTGACTCCCGAAGTAATCGCAAGCAAGAAATGTCCCGAATGCGGTGGAGAACTGACTGAACCCAGACAGTTCAACCTGATGTTCAGCACACATCTGGGACCCGTTGCCGACTCCGGCTCTATTGTTTACCTCAGACCGGAAACAGCCCAGGGTATTTTTGTAAACTTTAGAAACGTTGTGGATACAAGCCGGGTTACCGTTCCCTTCGGAATAGCTCAGGTGGGAAAAGCCTTCAGAAACGAAATTACCACTAAAAACTTTATCTTCAGAACCTGCGAGTTCGAACAGATGGAAATGCAGTTCTTTGTAAAACCAGGTACAGACGATGAATGGTTCGAGTACTGGAAAGAACAGAGAATGAAATACTATACCGAGCAGCTGGGAGTTCTTCCCGAGAATCTCCATTTTCATCAACACGGTCCCGATGAGCTGGCTCACTATGCCAAGGATGCCTATGATGTAGAGTATCAGTATCCCTTTGGATGGGAAGAGCAGGAAGGTGTTCATAACAGAACCGATTTCGACCTGGGACGTCATGCTGAATTCAGTGGTAAAAAGATCAATTATCTTGATCCCCATACCAACGAACGCTATGTACCTTATGTAATTGAAACCTCAGCCGGACTGACCAGATCAGTACTGGTTTGTCTCATGGATGCCTATCATGAACAGACGATCGGAACAGACAAGAATGGTAACCCCGATGTCAGAACCGTTCTTCACCTGCATCCCAATGTGGCGCCTGTAAAGGCTGCCGTACTTCCTCTTGTAAAAAAGGACGGCCTCGCCGATCTTGCCAAGGAAATCCAGAAAGAACTGTCTGAAGACTTTAATGCTTTCTATGATCAATCCGGTGCGATCGGCCGTCGTTATCGCCGTCAGGATGAAATTGGTACTCCTTTCTGTATCACAGTTGACTACGACAGCAAGGAAAACAATGACGTGACAATCCGTTTCCGTGACTCCATGGAGCAGATCCGCGTCCCGAGAGAAGGTCTGGCTGCCAGACTTAAAGAAGAAATTAAGAAATACAAAAGGGTATAG
- the tyrS gene encoding tyrosine--tRNA ligase, whose translation MNQALATLKERGFFKQCTDEEMLNKKMDDGPIRIYVGVDPTGPSMHIGHMVPLFAMHHLQEAGHLPIILVGGGTARIGDPSGKSDMRMMQTVEDIQGNAEKLKAQISRFISFEEGGAKLVDNADWLAPLNYIEFLRDIGKHFSVNRMLTFEAYKMRLEKGLSFIEFNYQLLQSYDFLELYRREDCVLQIGGDDQWGNIVAGMELIRRVESGESMGLTFPLVTRSDGKKMGKTEKGAIFLDPSMTSVYEFFQYWRNVADADVEKFLLMYTFLPVEECKRLGALKDQDINAAKEILAYEQTKIIHGQDEADKAREAAKAAFSAGGASQDKSGMPTSDLSAAELEEGINVMDLFVKSGLSSSKSEARRLVSQNGAAVNGDKITDVDAVIATSFIVEEDGEKEIILKAGKKRFFRFVIK comes from the coding sequence ATGAATCAGGCACTTGCCACTCTGAAAGAGAGAGGCTTTTTTAAACAATGTACAGATGAAGAAATGCTGAATAAAAAAATGGATGACGGCCCTATACGGATCTACGTCGGTGTAGACCCTACAGGTCCCTCCATGCATATCGGCCATATGGTTCCTCTGTTTGCAATGCACCACCTGCAGGAAGCAGGACACCTTCCCATCATTCTGGTGGGTGGCGGTACAGCCCGTATCGGTGACCCTTCGGGTAAAAGTGATATGCGCATGATGCAGACAGTTGAGGACATTCAGGGCAATGCTGAAAAGCTTAAGGCTCAGATTTCCCGTTTTATCAGCTTTGAAGAGGGTGGAGCCAAACTGGTTGATAATGCCGACTGGCTTGCACCATTGAACTACATCGAGTTTTTAAGAGATATCGGAAAGCACTTTTCTGTTAACAGAATGCTGACCTTTGAAGCCTATAAAATGAGACTTGAGAAGGGACTCTCTTTTATCGAGTTCAACTACCAGCTCCTCCAGTCTTATGACTTCCTGGAACTTTACCGCCGTGAGGACTGTGTCCTTCAGATTGGTGGTGATGATCAGTGGGGTAATATCGTAGCCGGGATGGAACTGATCCGCCGTGTCGAGAGTGGAGAATCCATGGGACTCACATTTCCCCTGGTTACCCGTTCTGATGGTAAGAAGATGGGGAAGACCGAGAAGGGCGCTATTTTTCTTGATCCCTCAATGACATCTGTATATGAATTTTTCCAGTACTGGAGAAATGTTGCGGATGCTGATGTTGAAAAGTTCCTGCTGATGTACACATTCCTCCCTGTGGAAGAGTGTAAACGTCTGGGAGCACTCAAGGATCAGGATATCAATGCTGCCAAGGAGATCCTTGCCTACGAACAGACAAAGATCATCCACGGTCAGGACGAGGCCGACAAGGCGAGAGAAGCTGCAAAGGCGGCCTTCAGTGCCGGCGGCGCTTCCCAGGATAAGTCGGGAATGCCCACATCCGATCTTTCAGCAGCGGAGCTGGAAGAGGGGATCAATGTGATGGATCTCTTTGTAAAATCCGGACTCAGCAGCTCCAAGAGTGAAGCAAGACGTCTTGTAAGCCAGAACGGTGCAGCCGTAAACGGTGATAAAATCACGGATGTTGATGCTGTTATCGCTACTTCTTTCATTGTGGAAGAAGACGGTGAAAAGGAAATTATCCTGAAAGCCGGAAAGAAGCGTTTCTTCCGTTTTGTGATTAAATAA
- a CDS encoding lipopolysaccharide assembly protein LapB has translation MKIILLNPMLTPAHRWSPGIALIFCLCSLLSCNASIPRSAYTDYTRAVQLYMKGENKEALVRFEKLHRVYPRFTESSLFYGRALFYSEQYSEAAHCLEKVLQNTVNIDSAKILARCYLRLGETAKAEAVVIGAMKYSSEDPELLYLTARCRIASDDTEEALALLTAACTLMERQIEIPLELAALYSSYGLDTEAGRLVDQYLNILEEGHPLRRSMERLNTTLHEKKKARPETDGPKNSFLN, from the coding sequence ATGAAAATAATACTCCTGAATCCAATGCTCACTCCGGCACATCGATGGTCCCCTGGAATTGCTCTCATCTTCTGCCTATGCAGCCTGCTCTCCTGCAATGCGTCAATTCCCAGGTCTGCCTATACTGATTATACCCGTGCGGTACAGCTTTATATGAAGGGTGAAAACAAGGAAGCCCTGGTCCGTTTTGAGAAGCTCCACAGAGTCTATCCCCGGTTCACTGAATCTTCACTCTTCTATGGTAGAGCTCTCTTCTACTCTGAGCAGTATTCTGAAGCTGCGCACTGCCTGGAAAAAGTTCTGCAGAACACTGTGAATATTGACAGTGCAAAAATACTGGCCCGCTGTTATCTGAGACTGGGAGAGACAGCAAAAGCCGAGGCCGTGGTGATCGGAGCAATGAAATACTCATCAGAAGACCCTGAGCTGCTCTATCTGACAGCCCGCTGTCGAATTGCATCTGATGATACAGAAGAGGCTCTGGCACTGCTGACAGCCGCCTGTACACTGATGGAGAGGCAGATTGAGATTCCCCTGGAACTGGCAGCCCTCTACAGCAGTTATGGTCTTGATACAGAGGCTGGAAGACTTGTGGATCAATATCTGAACATTCTTGAGGAGGGGCATCCCCTGAGGAGATCAATGGAGAGACTGAATACAACACTTCATGAGAAAAAAAAGGCCCGTCCTGAAACAGACGGGCCGAAAAACAGTTTTTTAAACTGA
- a CDS encoding motility associated factor glycosyltransferase family protein — translation MSLYSENRDILERRFPGISTKLDTADPVDNAEISESRDGQITMRYSGNWLHSRHAPLKEAERLIENSIPMDCPYCLFYGFGLAYHLEEFTRKHPGVPFAVIEPDAALFNACLDIRDFKDIFMNPSFSFALSTPADAMPALLENATGKDIQICMLRPAVNNNKEYFESVEKVIKEFLARKEINVHTLNKFSRLWVSNICKNLPLNISCPGVETLQGTFTEKPVLLLAAGPSLSRILPLLPELKKRMLLVCVDTALKACLRINMEPDFLILTDPQYWNSRHLDRCRISDCILISDVSTYPAALRINPGKTFFCSTPFPLGQFFESRTEIKGKLKSGGSVATAAWDFIRQCGADVIYCSGLDLSFPEGETHYRGSTFEERLHSLSSRTCSIETSSWLALLGGNPFKGENRKGGTVISDQRMKIYIHWFEEQMRLHPEIRTVQLSSEGIVIEGMEWQEINPLLELPECREDIDSRLAELHRVQSGTTEMELKAAHTELLAELDELIILAGEAANLSGKLMDTADPDESQIMLTRLNDIDSAILNRESREMAGFILAPILEEHMNSKAVSRKDILENSRSLYTELKQSLFFHKEKISQILL, via the coding sequence ATGAGTTTATACAGTGAGAACAGAGATATTCTGGAACGGCGTTTTCCGGGAATCAGCACTAAGCTGGATACAGCCGATCCTGTGGACAATGCAGAAATATCCGAGAGCCGTGACGGACAAATTACAATGCGCTACAGCGGAAACTGGCTTCACTCCCGTCATGCTCCTCTAAAAGAAGCTGAGCGGCTTATTGAGAACAGCATTCCAATGGATTGCCCCTACTGCCTATTCTACGGATTCGGACTTGCCTATCATCTTGAAGAATTTACACGAAAACATCCGGGAGTTCCTTTTGCAGTCATAGAACCCGATGCCGCTCTATTCAATGCATGTCTGGATATACGGGATTTTAAAGATATTTTCATGAACCCCAGCTTCTCCTTTGCCCTCTCAACCCCGGCAGATGCAATGCCGGCTTTACTGGAAAATGCAACAGGAAAGGATATTCAGATATGTATGCTGCGGCCTGCGGTCAATAACAATAAAGAATACTTCGAAAGCGTTGAAAAAGTTATTAAAGAATTTCTGGCTCGTAAAGAGATCAATGTTCACACTCTTAACAAATTCAGCCGGCTCTGGGTAAGTAACATCTGTAAAAATCTGCCTCTAAACATAAGCTGTCCGGGAGTAGAGACTCTGCAGGGCACTTTTACAGAAAAACCTGTTTTACTGCTGGCCGCCGGTCCCTCCCTGAGCCGTATACTCCCCCTTCTTCCAGAGCTGAAAAAGAGGATGCTGCTGGTCTGTGTGGATACAGCATTGAAGGCATGTCTGCGCATAAATATGGAGCCGGATTTTCTTATACTCACAGATCCGCAGTACTGGAACTCCCGGCATCTGGACAGATGCAGAATTTCTGACTGTATACTGATTTCTGATGTATCCACCTACCCGGCGGCACTCAGGATCAACCCCGGCAAAACTTTTTTCTGCTCAACACCCTTTCCTCTGGGACAGTTCTTTGAATCCAGAACAGAGATCAAAGGGAAATTGAAATCAGGCGGCTCTGTAGCCACTGCCGCCTGGGATTTTATCCGTCAGTGCGGTGCAGATGTAATCTACTGCAGCGGACTTGATCTCTCGTTCCCCGAGGGTGAGACCCATTACAGAGGCAGTACTTTTGAAGAGAGACTTCACAGCCTGAGCAGCAGAACATGCAGCATCGAAACATCCAGCTGGCTGGCACTGCTGGGAGGTAATCCCTTTAAGGGGGAGAACCGGAAGGGCGGTACTGTAATCAGCGATCAGAGGATGAAGATTTATATTCACTGGTTTGAAGAGCAGATGCGTCTGCACCCTGAAATCAGGACTGTTCAGCTCTCTTCTGAAGGAATAGTCATCGAGGGTATGGAATGGCAGGAGATCAACCCATTACTTGAGCTCCCTGAATGCAGAGAAGATATTGACAGCAGATTGGCCGAGCTGCATAGAGTGCAGAGCGGTACCACTGAAATGGAATTGAAAGCAGCTCATACCGAACTGCTGGCCGAACTTGATGAACTGATCATCCTGGCGGGGGAGGCAGCGAATCTAAGCGGAAAACTGATGGATACAGCAGATCCCGACGAGAGTCAGATTATGCTGACCAGGCTTAACGACATTGATTCAGCCATACTCAACAGGGAGAGCCGGGAGATGGCAGGATTCATTCTTGCTCCGATCCTTGAAGAGCATATGAACAGTAAGGCCGTCAGCCGGAAGGATATCCTCGAAAATTCCAGAAGCCTATATACCGAATTGAAGCAGAGCCTTTTCTTCCACAAAGAAAAAATATCTCAGATCCTGCTTTAA
- a CDS encoding penicillin-binding protein has translation MNKANKRFRIFFFILISVTGILIIQYARIMLFTPSSSPLDTPSFPDLQRGAIYDRNGKLMAIQTRLDSVTAWVPEIIDKEKTASLLTDALDMDRDELNLKFKDPDRQGFQYIKRQITPTESKIVNEMIQSGSLPGIRLEPEMGRNYPEKDLAAHIIGYVGTDNIGLDGIEYTFNQILAPPEISTNGNKILYGNDVFLTIDLNTQYITEQIARKAMEKHKPDGLMIMVMGADTGELFSIVSLPSFNPNTFSQYSAAQRNNLPVTLTYEPGSVMKIFSIASFMELGGIRPDDIFDTRGGYNPELFQKYKIPPITDLGAYGTLDTTGILIHSSNVGTALASDTVSRQDYYNMLKNFGFGGKTGIPLPGESNGILNRPEKWSVRSKPTIAMGQEIGVSAIQMISAATVFANSGELLKPRIVSKVVAPSGEIVKEYNREAVREVLSPEVAESVLLMMEQVVASPVGTVRRAQVPGLRISGKSGTAQRIDPETGTYSDSDFMSSVLALFPTEDPKLIVYVMLQVPKGESIYGGRIASPIVKELAERLSPYYGIPIQGNTIVEHDGRIKLPAGKDIKVGTELPDFTGLSKREVMAALEGSTMPLTIKGEGWVVFQFPPAGERIDDQTTMYLEFR, from the coding sequence TTGAATAAAGCAAATAAGCGTTTCCGGATATTCTTTTTTATCCTTATATCGGTAACGGGGATTCTGATTATTCAGTATGCCCGCATCATGCTGTTTACACCTTCTTCCAGTCCTCTGGATACACCGAGCTTTCCCGATCTTCAGAGGGGAGCCATCTATGACAGAAACGGTAAACTCATGGCTATTCAGACACGTCTGGATTCAGTAACGGCCTGGGTGCCGGAAATAATAGATAAAGAGAAAACGGCTTCTCTTCTGACAGATGCTCTGGATATGGACAGGGATGAACTCAATCTGAAATTCAAAGATCCCGACAGGCAGGGATTTCAGTATATAAAAAGACAGATAACCCCTACCGAAAGTAAAATTGTAAATGAGATGATACAGTCAGGTTCACTCCCCGGTATCCGTCTGGAACCGGAAATGGGACGAAATTATCCTGAGAAGGATCTTGCAGCCCATATTATCGGTTATGTGGGAACTGACAATATTGGGCTGGATGGAATAGAGTATACCTTTAATCAGATTCTCGCTCCTCCTGAAATAAGCACCAACGGAAATAAGATTCTCTATGGAAATGATGTTTTTCTCACCATTGATCTGAATACCCAGTATATTACGGAGCAGATTGCCAGAAAGGCTATGGAAAAACATAAGCCCGATGGACTGATGATTATGGTTATGGGTGCGGATACGGGAGAGTTATTCAGCATTGTATCCCTCCCCTCATTCAATCCCAATACCTTTTCTCAGTACTCAGCAGCACAGAGGAACAACCTTCCGGTTACTCTGACCTACGAACCTGGTTCGGTAATGAAGATTTTTTCAATTGCCAGCTTTATGGAACTGGGGGGGATCAGACCTGATGATATCTTTGATACCCGTGGAGGATATAATCCTGAACTGTTTCAGAAATACAAGATTCCTCCCATAACCGACCTTGGAGCCTATGGAACCCTGGATACAACAGGAATTCTTATACATTCAAGCAATGTAGGTACTGCCCTGGCTTCTGATACTGTGTCCCGGCAGGATTATTACAATATGCTTAAAAACTTCGGCTTCGGAGGAAAGACAGGCATTCCCCTTCCGGGAGAATCAAACGGAATACTTAACCGCCCCGAGAAATGGTCGGTCCGGTCCAAACCGACTATTGCCATGGGTCAGGAGATCGGTGTGTCTGCCATTCAGATGATCTCTGCAGCCACAGTCTTTGCCAACAGCGGAGAACTGCTTAAACCGAGAATCGTCAGTAAGGTGGTAGCTCCCTCGGGAGAAATCGTCAAGGAATACAACAGAGAGGCTGTCAGAGAAGTTCTTTCACCCGAAGTTGCAGAGTCAGTGCTCCTGATGATGGAACAGGTCGTAGCCTCTCCTGTGGGAACCGTAAGAAGAGCCCAGGTTCCCGGATTACGGATTTCCGGTAAATCGGGTACTGCACAGAGAATTGATCCTGAAACAGGAACTTATTCAGATAGTGACTTCATGTCCTCCGTCCTGGCACTCTTCCCGACTGAAGATCCCAAACTGATTGTATATGTCATGCTCCAGGTACCCAAAGGGGAGAGTATCTACGGCGGCCGTATCGCCTCACCCATAGTCAAGGAACTGGCAGAAAGACTCAGCCCCTATTACGGAATACCCATTCAGGGTAATACCATTGTTGAACATGACGGCCGTATAAAACTACCTGCAGGAAAGGACATTAAAGTGGGGACTGAACTTCCCGACTTTACCGGACTGTCTAAAAGAGAAGTCATGGCAGCTCTGGAAGGCAGTACTATGCCCCTCACCATCAAAGGCGAGGGCTGGGTAGTCTTTCAATTCCCCCCTGCGGGTGAGCGCATTGACGACCAGACCACCATGTACCTGGAATTCAGATGA
- the lepB gene encoding signal peptidase I gives MNHKILLHYGGIAAAVLTATALLFSCFDILQVQEISMVPELRPGQTIIVNKIAYRFPIFNKHIPSQNDIIVFNNPYDHQLVVKRCKLLPGDSVIVNSQGWLIIEEERYFLTARQRDRLTGIETVPENTVMVLGDNPFHSVDSRDYGFISIERIRGKVIHNSGAGN, from the coding sequence ATGAATCACAAAATACTTCTTCACTACGGAGGAATAGCAGCAGCTGTTCTGACAGCCACTGCATTATTATTCTCCTGTTTTGATATCCTTCAGGTTCAGGAGATATCCATGGTGCCCGAACTCAGACCGGGACAGACCATCATTGTAAATAAGATTGCCTATCGTTTTCCAATTTTTAACAAGCATATTCCCTCACAAAATGATATTATTGTTTTCAACAATCCCTATGATCATCAGTTGGTCGTAAAAAGATGTAAGCTTCTTCCCGGAGATTCGGTTATTGTGAATTCCCAGGGATGGCTGATTATTGAGGAGGAGCGTTATTTTCTGACAGCAAGACAGCGCGATAGATTAACAGGAATAGAGACTGTCCCTGAAAATACAGTTATGGTACTGGGGGATAACCCCTTTCACTCTGTGGATTCAAGAGATTACGGTTTTATATCCATTGAGAGAATAAGAGGCAAAGTCATTCATAATTCAGGAGCCGGAAATTGA